Proteins encoded together in one Microcebus murinus isolate Inina chromosome 18, M.murinus_Inina_mat1.0, whole genome shotgun sequence window:
- the TOB1 gene encoding protein Tob1 codes for MQLEIQVALNFIISYLYNKLPRRRVNIFGEELERLLKKKYEGHWYPEKPYKGSGFRCIHVGEKVDPVIEQASKESGLDIDDVRGNLPQDLSVWIDPFEVSYQIGEKGPVKVLYVDDNNENGCELDKEIKNSFNPEAQVFMPISDPASSVSSSPSPPFGHSAAVSPTFMPRSTQPLTFTTATFAATKFGSTKMKNSGRSNKVARTSPINLGLNVNDLLKQKAISSSMHSLYGLGLGSQQQPQQQQPSQPPPPPPPPQQQQQQKTSALSPNAKEFIFPNMQGQGSSTNGMFPGDSPLNLSPLQYSNAFDVFAAYGGLNEKSFVDGLNFSLNNMQYSNQQFQPVMAN; via the coding sequence ATGCAGCTTGAAATCCAAGTAGcactaaattttattatttcatatttatacaaTAAGCTTCCCAGGAGACGTGTCAACATTTTTGGTGAAGAGCTTGAAAGACTTCTTAAGAAGAAATATGAAGGGCACTGGTATCCTGAAAAGCCATACAAAGGATCAGGGTTTAGATGTATACATGTAGGGGAGAAAGTGGACCCAGTGATTGAACAAGCATCCAAAGAGAGTGGTTTGGACATTGATGATGTTCGTGGCAATCTGCCACAGGATCTTAGTGTTTGGATCGACCCATTTGAGGTTTCCTACCAAATTGGTGAAAAGGGACCAGTGAAGGTGCTTTATGTGgatgataataatgaaaatggaTGTGAGTTGGATAAGGAGATCAAAAACAGCTTTAACCCAGAGGCCCAGGTTTTTATGCCCATAAGTGACCCAGCGTCATCAGTGTCCAGCTCTCCATCGCCTCCCTTTGGTCACTCTGCTGCTGTAAGCCCTACTTTCATGCCCCGGTCCACTCAGCCTTTAACCTTTACCACTGCCACTTTTGCTGCCACCAAGTTTGGCTCTACCAAAATGAAGAATAGTGGCCGCAGCAACAAGGTTGCACGTACTTCTCCTATCAACCTCGGCTTGAATGTGAATGACCTCTTGAAGCAGAAAGCCATCTCGTCCTCAATGCACTCTCTGTATGGGCTTGGCCTGGGTAGCCAGCAGCAGCCACAGCAACAGCAGCCATCCCagccaccgccgccgccaccgccaccgcagcagcaacagcagcagaaaACCTCTGCTCTTTCTCCTAATGCCAAGGAATTCATTTTTCCTAATATGCAGGGTCAAGGTAGTAGTACCAATGGAATGTTCCCAGGTGACAGCCCCCTTAACCTCAGTCCTCTCCAGTACAGTAATGCCTTTGATGTGTTTGCGGCCTATGGAGGCCTCAACGAGAAGTCTTTTGTAGATGGCTTGAATTTTAGCTTAAATAACATGCAGTATTCTAACCAGCAATTCCAGCCTGTTAtggctaactaa